In Candidatus Krumholzibacteriia bacterium, the genomic window GATCTTCGGTCCCGCCCTCCGCAGGGACGGGAGCCCCAAGGACACCCTCCGGAACATCGAAGCGACGGGAGAATTCGTCATTGCCACGGTCATTGAAGCCATCGTGCGCCAGGTAGTGGCCTGCGCCGCCGACGTCCCGGCTTCGACCAGCGAGTTCGACTGGAGCGGCCTGACGCCGGTTCCGGCGACGCGGGTCAAGCCGCCGCTGGTAGGGGAATCCCCGGTGAACCTGGAGTGCACGCTCCGGCAAGTGCTCCGCTTCGGCACCGGCCCGGGAGGCGGGAACGCCGTGCTCGGGGACGTGCGCGTCGTGCACGTCGCGCCGGAGATCCTCGACGCCCGCGGGCGGGTGGATCCGACGCGCCTCCGCACCGTGGGCCGCCTGGGGGGCAAATGGTATTGCACCGTGCAGCAGCCCTACGAGCTCGAGATCCCCGGGCCGGGCGGGGAGACGCACTGAAATGCCCGGTCAGCGCCGCGTCACTTGACACTGCCTTGCTGCAGCGACTCCAGCACCTTATCGAGAGAGAAGCTCCCCGGCTTCTGCCGCGGCGGGAATTCCTTGAACGTGCCGAGGAACTTCCCGACGTACTGCTGCGCCGGTACGAGCAGGAAGATGTGCTCCGCCCGCCAGCGTCCGTAGTCCATCCCTTCGTGGTCGGCGGTCTCGAAAGGATCGGAGCGGAGGTTGAAGAGCTTGGGAAGGCGCAGCGGCACGAACGGATCCTGCCAGACGTCGAAGCCATGGGAGCGCTGCTCAGCGAAGACGATCTTCCATTGGTCGTAGCGCAGCGCCACCAGTGAGCCATCATCGTTGAAGTAGAAAAAATCGTGACGTGGGTCGGGAGCCTTGCCGGAAAGGTAATCCATCAGGTTGTAGCCATCGAGATGAACCTTGAAGGTCTTGCGGTTGGCTTTGGTGCCCTTGAGCAGCTTCTCTTTGATGTTGGGTTCGCCGGCCGCCGCCAGCAAGGTGGGGATCCAGTCCTCGTGCGCCACGATGTCGTTGAGAACCGTGCCTGGCTTGATGGTCCCCGGCCAGCGCACCATCGCCGGCACGCGGAAGCCGCCTTCCCAGTTGGTGTTCTTCTCGCCGCGGAAGGGCGACTGGCCGCCATCGGGCCAGGTGAACTTCTCGGCGCCGTTGTCGGTGGAATACATGACGATGGTGTTGTCCGCCAGACCGAGCTCATCGAGCGACTTCAGTACCTGACCGACCAGGGCGTCGTGCTCCACCATGCCGTCGGGATAGATGCCGAGGCCGGTCTTGCCTTGGCTCTCCGCCTTGAGCCGCGTCCAGATGTGCATGCGGGTCGAGTTCCACCAGAGGAAGAATGGCTTGTCCGCCTTCTTGGCGCGCTGCATGAAGTCGATCGCGCCCCGGGTGAATTCCTCGTCCACCGTCTCCATGCGTTTCTTGGTCAGGGGCCCGGTGAGCTCGATCTTCTGCGTGCCGTCCGGATTCGCCCAGCAGTGGAGCACGCCGCGGGTCCCGAACCTCTTGCGCAGCTCGGGGTCCTTGAAGTAGTCAGGGTGCTCCGGCTCGTCCTCGGCGTTCAAATGATACAGCGAGCCGAAGAACTCGTCGAAACCGTGCGCCGTGGGCAGGTGCCCGTCCTGGTCGCCGAGGTGGTTCTTGCCGAACTGGCCGGTCATGTAGCCTTGCTGCTTGAGCAGGTCGGCGAGGGTCGGGTCTTCCTTCTGCAGGCCTTCCTTGGCGCCGGGCAGACCGACCTTGAGCAGACCGGTGCGGAAGGGCGATTGGCCGGTGATGAACGCCGCGCGGCCAGCGGTGCAGCTCTGCTGGCCGTAGTAGTCGGTGAAGAGCGCGCCTTCCTTGGCGATGCGGTCGATGTTCGGTGTCCGGTAACCCATCATGCCCTGGTTGTAGGCGCTGACGTTCCAGTACCCGATGTCGTCGCCCCAGATGATGAGAATGTTGGGCTTGCGCGGCTGGCCGGAAGCGATGGCAGGGGCGCCGGCGATCGCCCCGAGCAGGGCCAAGAGCAATAGGCTGGACTTCTTCACCTGATCCTCCTTGCTTGGCGGCTCTCACGTACGGAAGAGGACGGACTCGCGCCGGAAGGCGGCGATGGCGACGGCGAGGGCGATGCCGGCGTAGACGCAGGAGGTGGAGAAGATGACAGCGATCACCGGCCAGTCGTAGATCCCCGCCACCAGCTCCTTGCTCACCAGGCTCACGTTCAGGATCGGGATCAGGGCGAGACGCGTGTCCAGCTCGACACCGGGCAGCATGGCGGCGACGGCGGGGAGGATGACCACGATCATGAGCGGCGTGACGTAGCTCTGCGCCTCCTTGTAGCTCTTCGCGGTGAGAGCGATGGCGAGGAGAAC contains:
- a CDS encoding arylsulfatase, producing the protein MALLGAIAGAPAIASGQPRKPNILIIWGDDIGYWNVSAYNQGMMGYRTPNIDRIAKEGALFTDYYGQQSCTAGRAAFITGQSPFRTGLLKVGLPGAKEGLQKEDPTLADLLKQQGYMTGQFGKNHLGDQDGHLPTAHGFDEFFGSLYHLNAEDEPEHPDYFKDPELRKRFGTRGVLHCWANPDGTQKIELTGPLTKKRMETVDEEFTRGAIDFMQRAKKADKPFFLWWNSTRMHIWTRLKAESQGKTGLGIYPDGMVEHDALVGQVLKSLDELGLADNTIVMYSTDNGAEKFTWPDGGQSPFRGEKNTNWEGGFRVPAMVRWPGTIKPGTVLNDIVAHEDWIPTLLAAAGEPNIKEKLLKGTKANRKTFKVHLDGYNLMDYLSGKAPDPRHDFFYFNDDGSLVALRYDQWKIVFAEQRSHGFDVWQDPFVPLRLPKLFNLRSDPFETADHEGMDYGRWRAEHIFLLVPAQQYVGKFLGTFKEFPPRQKPGSFSLDKVLESLQQGSVK
- a CDS encoding flavin reductase family protein, whose amino-acid sequence is MTTIEIGADPRQWRELYHLFIGFVNPRPIALVSSLSAAGATNLAPFSFYNMVSSQPPVVIFGPALRRDGSPKDTLRNIEATGEFVIATVIEAIVRQVVACAADVPASTSEFDWSGLTPVPATRVKPPLVGESPVNLECTLRQVLRFGTGPGGGNAVLGDVRVVHVAPEILDARGRVDPTRLRTVGRLGGKWYCTVQQPYELEIPGPGGETH